A single region of the Duganella sp. BuS-21 genome encodes:
- a CDS encoding ABC transporter permease subunit: MKRSLMHFLSLRWLTGRRLVIGLPFAWLTFAFLVPFLIVMRISFTESDGGNPFGTLMTMADGVITLKVKISNYLFIAQDDLYVLTYLSSIKFAAITTLLCLIVGYPFAYFMARSRPALRPMLMMMVMLPFWTSFLLRIYAWKGILANNGILNHALLTLGLIETPLHMMNTQFSLMIGMVYAYLPFMILPLYANLVKMDVRFLEAAADLGATPLQTFWRITVPLSKSGIIAGAMLVFIPAVGEYVIPELLGGPETLMIGHVLWDEFFTNNDWPMASSVTVVVILLILVPMAIFNKYKAEQGSRL; encoded by the coding sequence ATGAAGCGATCCCTCATGCACTTTCTCAGCCTGCGCTGGCTGACCGGACGCCGGCTGGTGATCGGCCTGCCTTTCGCCTGGCTGACCTTCGCTTTTCTGGTGCCGTTCCTGATTGTGATGCGCATCAGCTTTACCGAATCGGATGGCGGCAATCCCTTCGGCACGCTGATGACCATGGCCGATGGCGTGATCACCTTGAAGGTGAAAATCTCCAACTACCTGTTCATCGCCCAGGATGACCTGTATGTGCTGACCTATCTGAGTTCGATCAAGTTTGCCGCCATCACCACGCTGCTTTGCCTCATCGTCGGCTACCCGTTCGCCTATTTCATGGCACGTTCGCGGCCGGCGCTGCGGCCGATGTTGATGATGATGGTGATGCTGCCGTTCTGGACTTCCTTCCTGCTGCGCATCTACGCGTGGAAGGGCATCTTGGCCAACAACGGCATTTTGAACCATGCGCTGCTGACGCTGGGCCTGATCGAGACCCCGCTGCACATGATGAACACGCAGTTCTCGCTGATGATCGGCATGGTCTACGCCTATCTGCCGTTCATGATTTTGCCGCTGTACGCCAACCTGGTAAAGATGGACGTGCGCTTCCTGGAAGCGGCGGCCGACCTCGGCGCCACCCCGCTGCAGACCTTCTGGCGCATTACGGTGCCCTTGTCGAAGTCGGGGATTATCGCCGGCGCCATGCTGGTGTTCATTCCGGCGGTGGGCGAATACGTGATCCCGGAACTGCTGGGCGGTCCGGAAACGCTGATGATCGGTCATGTGTTGTGGGACGAATTCTTCACCAATAACGACTGGCCGATGGCCTCCTCGGTGACGGTGGTGGTGATCTTGCTGATTCTGGTGCCGATGGCGATCTTTAACAAATACAAGGCCGAACAAGGGAGCCGCCTATGA